The Lampris incognitus isolate fLamInc1 chromosome 17, fLamInc1.hap2, whole genome shotgun sequence genome contains a region encoding:
- the LOC130127171 gene encoding dual specificity protein phosphatase 13-like → MNDVQEKDPVPSDPPPLKDLEKVLYGGKRFGNRVDEVWPNLFIGDMSVANDRYSLWKLGITHVLNAAHGRMYCQGSRDFYGSSVDYHGVPADDSPSFDLYGYFFPSADYIQEALDTSGAKVFVHCAVGVSRSASLVLAYLMIHHHYSLLDAIKRIKERRWIFPNKGFLKQLRALDIKLRRTS, encoded by the exons ATGAACGACGTCCAGGAGAAGGACCCGGTTCCCTCTGATCCTCCTCCTCTTAAGGACTTGGAAAAAGTTTTGTACGGAGGAAAAAGATTTGGCAATCGTGTGGATGAAGTATGGCCCAATCTCTTCATTGGAGACAT GTCAGTTGCCAACGATCGCTACAGTTTGTGGAAGCTGGGAATCACCCACGTTTTGAATGCTGCTCACGGGAGGATGTACTGTCAAGGGAGTCGTGACTTCTATGGATCCAGCGTGGACTACCACGGCGTGCCTGCTGATGATTCACCATCCTTTGACCTCTATGGCTATTTCTTCCCCTCCGCCGATTATATTCAGGAGGCACTTGACACGTCTGGTG cAAAGGTTTTTGTGCATTGTGCAGTTGGAGTGAGCAGATCTGCCTCTCTTGTCCTGGCTTACCTAATGATCCACCACCATTACTCACTACTGGATGCCATCAAAAGGATCAAAGAGCGCAGATGGATTTTCCCAAATAAGGGATTCCTGAAACAGCTCCGCGCTTTGGACATAAAACTGCGCAGGACTTCATGA